One Fuerstiella marisgermanici DNA window includes the following coding sequences:
- a CDS encoding ROK family protein encodes MSDIDRTDVPLYLGIDVGGTNIKSGVVDDKGNVVGRSSVPTEPANGPERGVAQMVLAAERAMQQAEVSIDQITAVGLATPGTMDIPAGMLLDPQNLPGWHNFPVRQKFAEAIGRPTILQNDANAAAYGEYWAGSASEADSVVFFTLGTGLGGGIIVDDTIVQGEHSHGSELGHTIIEMDNGRLCKTGQYGTLEAYCSATALIKRFHEAMEAGRHSSVSDRMDDVTALSPLLMAEEAEKGDELSIELILEMARCLGTATTSICHVIDPTIVLLGGAMTFGRHETKIGRRFLEVVREEFQRRAFPVLAESIKIDYAELGGNAGFIGAAGCARRAFMRDLL; translated from the coding sequence ATGAGTGATATCGATCGCACCGACGTCCCCCTGTATTTGGGGATCGATGTTGGCGGCACCAACATCAAGTCCGGCGTCGTCGACGACAAGGGCAACGTCGTCGGGCGTAGCAGCGTTCCCACAGAACCCGCAAATGGGCCCGAACGCGGCGTTGCTCAAATGGTTCTGGCGGCCGAACGAGCCATGCAGCAGGCCGAGGTTTCGATCGATCAGATCACGGCCGTCGGGCTGGCTACGCCAGGCACAATGGATATTCCGGCAGGCATGTTGCTGGACCCGCAAAACCTGCCCGGCTGGCATAATTTTCCGGTCCGCCAGAAGTTTGCCGAAGCGATTGGTCGCCCCACGATTCTGCAAAACGACGCCAACGCGGCCGCCTACGGCGAATACTGGGCCGGTTCGGCCAGCGAAGCCGACAGTGTCGTGTTCTTCACTCTGGGCACGGGGCTGGGCGGCGGCATTATTGTCGACGACACGATCGTCCAGGGAGAACACTCTCACGGTTCGGAACTCGGCCACACCATCATCGAAATGGACAACGGGAGACTCTGCAAAACCGGTCAGTATGGAACTCTGGAAGCCTACTGCAGCGCCACCGCGCTGATCAAACGCTTTCACGAAGCGATGGAAGCTGGCCGACATTCGTCCGTGTCTGACCGCATGGACGACGTGACGGCTCTGTCACCGTTACTGATGGCAGAAGAAGCCGAAAAGGGCGATGAGCTTTCAATTGAACTGATTCTCGAAATGGCTCGCTGTCTTGGCACGGCGACAACGTCCATCTGTCATGTGATCGATCCGACGATCGTGTTGCTGGGTGGAGCGATGACGTTCGGCCGTCATGAAACCAAAATCGGTCGGCGTTTTCTGGAAGTCGTGCGCGAAGAATTCCAACGCCGCGCGTTCCCCGTTCTGGCAGAATCCATCAAGATCGACTACGCCGAACTGGGCGGCAACGCGGGCTTCATTGGTGCCGCCGGGTGTGCTCGCCGAGCCTTCATGCGGGACCTGCTGTAG
- a CDS encoding serine/threonine-protein kinase, with protein MRWPCTQGLIHRDVKPSNILLDEGVERALLTDFGLARAEDDAALTRSGFHPGTPHYMSPEQVRGEAIDARSDLFSLGCVLYALCTGHPPFRAETSYAVLRRITDDTARPIRELNPDVPEWLERIVMKLLSKSPADRFDSADDVADVLEDCLAHVQHPTTSPLPESIAAMSSRFRNRPPLGKFTAAAAFAFSIIISGVLIVLELNKGTLTIESDADDVPIRIMQGDDMVRKLTVTKGAESVRIAAGTYVVEVDGEFTDLSISGDSITLKRGANEIVRITKLLQQVEAKRNSVSGTLDEAGPIPLNRYVAQLPDGRSVEFVGITQNNDPVSEGWSPDGLSLGEVAEEWNADVLLGGDSRDFLFQLDGLKDVPSLRFSLPGRGAHFSFMQPEQLPGPWRLRVGGSLEKRPKPPGQFLRQEAGVVQVAFTDEAWGEWLQVSAADGSILNPQAETAEYNSKDDEFKIQGVAVLPEESMVYAATGFRAKTTVVLPASPGLTLFQTLRHSQMNDFRIRGIDSEGDEAWLTTVRIPRQSEGFPEERTWRLYKTLPDGRTLSHFEFRLRPYRHLVTFENVATDRPTDKPSKVNVSVESIGGAVEKVSETVDHPNSEGPARSDENHEPKHADARLSEIRSQAYTRLSSIRSLAYRFEVKDSEGWHSKCEFFAERVRFRLNREDVTAGELGGMMKMASAFDGTQQQTFDGPRDQLRLKTTIEGASYGVMIPQTYVYAWLLSGKDNHRWDTILDDQVWQQRFREANYIGEITEDGHTLDIVDFPQRINVATPCTFRVYFDRDLGFLPVRYFRQTVARNELSTTMKVTHHKAFTIDGKQIVIPLKVDFSETQADGVSWRGETTISVDEDSLRVNEPLDESLFTLSRTDGVDHIYDMDHDWKFQNVQGPVD; from the coding sequence ATGCGCTGGCCCTGCACTCAGGGCCTGATCCACCGCGACGTGAAACCATCCAATATCCTCCTGGACGAAGGCGTCGAACGAGCACTCCTCACCGACTTCGGCCTCGCCCGCGCCGAAGACGATGCGGCTTTAACACGCAGCGGATTCCATCCCGGCACGCCACACTACATGTCGCCCGAACAAGTTCGCGGCGAAGCCATCGACGCCCGCAGCGATCTGTTTAGTCTCGGCTGCGTCCTCTACGCTCTCTGCACCGGCCATCCCCCATTCCGAGCCGAAACCAGCTACGCCGTCCTCCGCCGTATCACCGACGACACCGCTCGGCCAATTCGAGAACTCAATCCCGACGTTCCCGAGTGGCTGGAGCGAATCGTGATGAAGCTATTGTCGAAGTCCCCTGCAGATCGCTTTGACTCAGCCGATGACGTTGCGGACGTGCTGGAAGATTGTCTGGCCCACGTTCAGCATCCAACGACCTCGCCGTTGCCGGAATCGATCGCTGCGATGTCGTCCCGTTTCCGAAACCGTCCCCCTTTGGGCAAGTTCACCGCTGCAGCAGCGTTCGCGTTCTCAATCATCATTTCTGGTGTCCTGATCGTTCTCGAGCTGAACAAAGGAACGCTGACGATTGAGTCGGATGCAGACGACGTGCCCATTCGGATCATGCAGGGTGACGACATGGTAAGGAAATTGACCGTCACGAAAGGCGCTGAATCGGTCCGCATTGCTGCCGGAACATATGTTGTGGAAGTCGATGGCGAGTTCACGGATCTATCAATTTCCGGGGATTCTATAACGTTGAAACGCGGAGCCAACGAGATCGTCCGAATTACAAAACTGCTACAGCAAGTGGAAGCAAAACGCAATTCGGTCAGCGGAACGCTTGACGAAGCTGGTCCCATTCCGCTGAACCGTTACGTGGCTCAGTTACCGGATGGACGTTCGGTGGAATTTGTCGGCATCACACAGAACAATGACCCAGTCAGCGAAGGATGGAGTCCGGACGGGCTGTCGCTTGGTGAGGTCGCCGAAGAATGGAATGCCGACGTATTGCTGGGGGGAGATAGTCGCGATTTTTTGTTTCAGCTTGACGGACTGAAAGATGTGCCGTCGCTTCGGTTTTCTTTGCCGGGGCGGGGGGCTCACTTTAGCTTTATGCAGCCTGAACAATTACCGGGCCCTTGGCGGTTGCGTGTCGGCGGCAGCCTTGAGAAGAGACCGAAGCCACCCGGCCAGTTTCTCAGGCAGGAAGCGGGAGTCGTTCAGGTCGCCTTCACTGATGAGGCGTGGGGTGAATGGTTGCAGGTCTCCGCAGCGGACGGCAGTATCCTGAACCCACAAGCCGAGACTGCGGAATACAATTCCAAAGATGACGAATTCAAGATCCAAGGCGTTGCAGTCTTGCCTGAAGAATCAATGGTGTATGCGGCAACTGGATTCCGCGCTAAAACGACCGTCGTCCTTCCAGCGAGTCCAGGGCTGACACTGTTTCAAACGCTGCGACACAGTCAGATGAACGACTTCAGAATTCGAGGAATTGACTCAGAGGGCGACGAAGCGTGGCTTACAACGGTACGCATTCCTCGTCAATCTGAGGGGTTCCCTGAGGAACGAACCTGGCGTCTGTACAAAACACTTCCGGATGGCCGTACTCTCTCGCACTTCGAATTCCGCTTGCGACCGTACCGACATCTGGTGACATTTGAAAACGTTGCCACTGATAGGCCGACCGACAAGCCTTCCAAAGTCAACGTGTCCGTGGAATCGATTGGCGGGGCGGTGGAAAAGGTGTCCGAAACCGTTGATCACCCCAACAGTGAAGGCCCAGCCCGCTCCGATGAAAACCACGAACCGAAACACGCCGATGCAAGGCTGTCAGAAATTCGCAGCCAGGCGTACACCCGACTGAGCAGCATTAGAAGTCTCGCATACCGCTTTGAAGTCAAGGACAGCGAGGGCTGGCACTCCAAATGCGAATTCTTTGCTGAACGTGTGAGGTTTCGCCTGAATCGCGAGGACGTCACTGCTGGCGAATTGGGGGGAATGATGAAAATGGCGTCCGCGTTCGATGGCACTCAGCAACAGACGTTTGACGGCCCGCGTGATCAGCTCCGACTCAAAACGACGATTGAAGGAGCCAGCTATGGGGTCATGATTCCCCAGACCTATGTCTATGCCTGGCTGTTATCAGGGAAGGACAACCACCGTTGGGATACGATACTTGATGACCAGGTCTGGCAGCAGCGATTTCGTGAAGCCAACTATATCGGCGAGATTACTGAAGACGGACACACGCTCGACATCGTCGATTTTCCGCAGCGCATAAACGTTGCCACGCCTTGTACCTTTCGAGTCTACTTCGATCGCGATCTTGGTTTTCTTCCAGTCAGGTACTTTCGTCAGACCGTGGCCAGGAACGAACTATCAACCACCATGAAAGTCACTCATCACAAGGCATTCACGATCGATGGAAAACAGATCGTAATACCCTTGAAAGTCGATTTCAGCGAAACGCAGGCGGATGGAGTCAGTTGGAGAGGCGAGACGACCATCTCCGTCGATGAGGATTCGCTACGAGTCAACGAACCGCTCGACGAATCCCTGTTTACGCTCAGCCGCACCGATGGTGTCGATCATATCTACGATATGGATCACGACTGGAAGTTCCAAAACGTTCAAGGACCCGTCGATTGA
- a CDS encoding right-handed parallel beta-helix repeat-containing protein has product MNIRTITLICFTLALTAPDSRADALPGARPTIDASQFASLQAAFDAVPEQGGLVRLPAGDFEITEPLLLQRGDVRVEGAGSATNIINRNEDGKPALIVQHPDGAKVKKADRLWRVNLTNFRITGNEKSGHGIEAIFVEEIFIQGVSVSYNGKDGIKLDRCYEDPRVSNCLMTYNKSIGLNLLGCHDIVVSSNQFEENKDALHCIDGFNLCMTGNCVDDHLDKGVVIENTYGSVLSGNMIEECNGTGVTLDRDCYGITISANVIAHNGAGVDLVDAHGCAVSANTFTIMKQHALRIGKNSGRITVTGNNFSNSYMGDGKVKRALKDLSAGGLVLDSTQDVTVTGNVFSGLTTTAISQTGDNKHVQLNGNVIVSDDKPAEESKK; this is encoded by the coding sequence ATGAATATTCGCACGATCACTTTAATTTGCTTCACCCTGGCTCTTACGGCACCGGATTCGCGGGCCGATGCTCTTCCTGGAGCTCGACCCACCATCGACGCTAGTCAGTTTGCTTCCCTGCAAGCAGCGTTCGACGCCGTGCCTGAACAGGGAGGGCTGGTCCGACTGCCAGCGGGCGATTTCGAAATCACCGAACCGCTGTTGCTGCAGCGCGGCGACGTTCGTGTTGAAGGAGCGGGTTCAGCAACGAACATCATCAACCGCAACGAAGACGGCAAGCCGGCATTAATCGTGCAGCATCCGGACGGCGCAAAGGTGAAGAAGGCTGATCGTTTGTGGCGAGTCAACCTCACTAATTTTCGCATCACCGGCAACGAAAAAAGCGGTCACGGAATCGAAGCGATCTTTGTCGAAGAAATCTTCATTCAGGGCGTGTCCGTTTCTTACAACGGCAAAGACGGCATCAAGCTGGACCGGTGTTATGAAGATCCGCGAGTCAGCAACTGCCTGATGACGTACAACAAAAGTATCGGCCTGAACCTGCTGGGCTGCCATGACATCGTTGTGTCGTCCAATCAGTTTGAAGAGAACAAGGACGCCCTGCACTGCATCGACGGTTTCAACCTGTGCATGACGGGAAACTGCGTGGACGATCATCTGGACAAAGGCGTCGTGATCGAAAACACGTATGGTTCAGTGCTGTCCGGCAACATGATTGAAGAATGCAACGGGACCGGCGTCACGCTGGACCGCGATTGCTACGGTATCACTATTAGTGCTAACGTGATCGCTCACAACGGCGCGGGAGTTGATCTGGTCGACGCTCACGGATGCGCCGTCAGCGCCAACACGTTTACGATTATGAAACAGCATGCGTTACGAATTGGAAAGAACAGCGGACGCATCACCGTCACGGGTAACAACTTCAGCAACAGCTATATGGGCGACGGCAAGGTCAAGCGAGCATTGAAGGACCTGTCGGCCGGTGGCCTGGTGCTGGATTCGACTCAGGATGTCACCGTGACCGGCAACGTCTTCTCTGGTCTGACAACGACGGCGATTTCACAGACAGGCGATAACAAGCATGTGCAACTGAATGGCAACGTGATTGTATCCGACGACAAGCCTGCCGAAGAAAGTAAGAAATGA
- a CDS encoding TolB family protein, translating into MRHLLIGLLGTTVLLTHLCDVNAEEVERVEVTKTKEVRPSLVTGDELQALYAKGGITVIMAMDAASTQLRQIGAIPEFPIINSPEVSPDGKWIGVDGWKQGQNLTDAHILLIEIETGVVLDLGLGAMPTWSADGKLIAFSRYRRSDGSPHGVFVGSVDQQRERLIDADGWAITWSPDGQKLVYVKGRNLLVYDPVFETQHAVFGDGESPYRRIMHNPEWSPDSRRIGFLAIRNDGTPEFATVLAIGPDPDLQVCCDARGFNPDIGWTKDGRRLTVPGQLAPQKRSQIYTVSPTGDQLPSPLPGQPVDASNSGNDWAPDGKTLYFLSRK; encoded by the coding sequence ATGCGACACTTGCTTATTGGTTTACTCGGAACGACCGTGCTTCTCACACATCTTTGCGACGTTAACGCAGAGGAAGTTGAGCGCGTGGAAGTTACGAAAACGAAGGAAGTCCGCCCATCCCTGGTGACGGGCGATGAACTCCAAGCGCTCTACGCGAAGGGAGGCATAACAGTCATTATGGCAATGGACGCGGCCAGTACCCAGTTACGCCAAATCGGAGCGATCCCCGAATTTCCGATTATAAATTCCCCGGAAGTTTCCCCCGACGGCAAGTGGATTGGTGTTGACGGCTGGAAACAAGGCCAGAATCTGACAGACGCTCATATACTGCTGATAGAGATCGAGACCGGTGTCGTTCTTGACCTCGGGCTCGGTGCTATGCCCACCTGGTCCGCGGACGGCAAGCTGATCGCATTCTCGCGCTATCGCCGTAGCGACGGTAGTCCGCACGGTGTTTTTGTTGGTAGCGTTGATCAACAACGCGAACGATTGATAGACGCTGACGGTTGGGCTATCACCTGGTCACCGGATGGACAAAAGCTCGTCTATGTGAAAGGTCGCAACCTGCTCGTCTATGATCCTGTCTTCGAGACACAGCACGCCGTCTTCGGTGACGGCGAATCGCCGTATCGGCGCATCATGCATAACCCGGAGTGGTCACCCGACAGCCGACGCATTGGATTTCTTGCAATCCGAAATGATGGGACGCCCGAGTTTGCCACCGTACTTGCGATAGGTCCCGATCCGGACCTGCAGGTGTGCTGCGATGCCAGGGGTTTCAATCCCGACATCGGTTGGACAAAAGACGGACGCCGCCTGACAGTACCAGGCCAATTGGCTCCACAAAAGCGGAGCCAAATCTATACCGTTAGTCCGACCGGAGACCAGCTGCCGAGCCCCTTGCCAGGACAACCAGTGGATGCCAGCAACAGCGGAAACGACTGGGCTCCTGATGGCAAGACACTGTATTTTTTGAGTCGCAAATAG
- a CDS encoding ISAs1 family transposase, which produces MSTVELAVTQELTGNIVHYFDQLKDPRSNINRLHLLGDVIVIAICGVLANADGPSAIAEWARLNADGLQKHLALPHGIPKKDTYRRVLSLLKPNDFQACFVQWIESLEGLSDEQKEGYRKQIAIDGKALRRSHDKKNGLGALFIVSAWASDQGISLGQVATEEKSNEITAIPKLLNEINIDEAIITIDAAGCQKNIAQQIVSGNADYVLALKGNQPKLYEVVQKFFLDHLEDDFARCPVSRYEETEKGHGRQEQRIYYQATVPVDFDVGHKWAGLKTIGTAIRMYEQDGIHHSDVRYYISSLRRKGELFATTVRGHWAIENTLHWSLDMTYREDESRVRNRIFANNLSWLRRLTLSLIKKHPGKQSNVMKRRMAGWNIDYLMQILTGKTT; this is translated from the coding sequence ATGTCGACAGTTGAACTGGCGGTCACCCAGGAGCTGACAGGAAACATTGTTCATTACTTTGATCAATTGAAAGACCCGCGTTCCAACATCAATCGTCTGCATCTGCTTGGTGATGTGATTGTGATCGCCATTTGCGGAGTGCTGGCCAACGCCGACGGCCCCAGTGCGATTGCGGAATGGGCGCGACTGAATGCCGATGGCCTGCAGAAACACCTGGCACTTCCGCATGGCATTCCGAAAAAAGATACGTACCGGCGCGTCCTTTCTCTCCTGAAGCCGAACGACTTTCAAGCGTGCTTCGTGCAATGGATTGAATCGCTGGAAGGACTTTCCGACGAACAGAAAGAAGGCTACAGAAAACAGATTGCGATTGATGGCAAAGCACTCCGTCGATCACATGACAAAAAGAATGGGCTGGGTGCGTTGTTCATCGTGAGTGCGTGGGCTTCTGATCAGGGGATTTCTCTGGGACAGGTGGCGACGGAAGAGAAGTCGAACGAGATCACCGCGATCCCGAAATTACTGAACGAAATCAATATCGATGAGGCGATCATTACGATTGACGCAGCGGGTTGTCAAAAAAACATTGCGCAGCAGATCGTGTCTGGCAATGCAGACTATGTGTTAGCCCTGAAAGGCAACCAACCGAAACTCTATGAGGTCGTGCAGAAGTTTTTTCTCGATCACCTGGAGGATGACTTCGCTCGCTGTCCCGTCAGTCGCTATGAAGAAACAGAGAAGGGACACGGTCGGCAGGAACAGAGAATCTACTATCAGGCGACCGTGCCTGTCGATTTTGACGTGGGCCACAAATGGGCCGGACTCAAGACCATCGGAACGGCGATCCGAATGTACGAGCAGGACGGCATTCATCATTCTGACGTTCGCTACTACATCAGCAGTCTGCGTCGCAAAGGCGAGCTGTTCGCAACAACGGTTCGTGGTCACTGGGCCATAGAAAACACGCTGCACTGGAGTCTCGACATGACCTACCGCGAGGATGAGAGTCGAGTCCGAAACCGAATCTTCGCGAACAATTTGTCATGGCTCAGACGACTCACACTCAGCCTCATCAAGAAACATCCTGGCAAACAAAGCAACGTCATGAAAAGAAGAATGGCCGGATGGAACATTGACTATTTGATGCAAATCCTTACCGGCAAAACAACTTAG
- a CDS encoding protein kinase domain-containing protein: protein MIKCDDVALQTLLDADEEHYCSTVNVAEVEQHVESCSHCQKRLSQLAAEDRQWAEIPTWLAPGDLPDEVDGKSLDARERWKRPTAWTESMAQSLLEAASHPEMLGRIGRYDVERLIGSGGMGVVFKAWDTELNRPVAVKLLAPYLAENGSARKRFAREARAAAAVVDEHVVAIHNVESGDDPQQPPFLVMKYIAGGSLQQRLDRDGPLEVCEILRIGMQTAKGLAAAHTQGQGQRALWAI from the coding sequence ATGATAAAGTGTGATGACGTGGCGCTACAAACGTTGCTGGACGCCGACGAAGAACACTATTGCTCTACGGTGAATGTGGCGGAAGTTGAACAGCATGTGGAATCATGTTCGCACTGCCAGAAACGACTATCGCAACTTGCCGCAGAAGATCGGCAATGGGCCGAAATACCCACGTGGCTTGCGCCGGGCGATCTGCCGGACGAAGTCGATGGCAAATCACTCGACGCCCGAGAACGTTGGAAACGCCCCACAGCATGGACGGAATCGATGGCGCAGTCGCTGTTGGAGGCTGCGTCGCATCCGGAAATGCTCGGCCGCATTGGTCGTTACGATGTCGAACGTTTGATCGGCAGCGGCGGCATGGGAGTGGTCTTCAAAGCGTGGGACACCGAACTGAATCGTCCCGTCGCTGTGAAGTTGCTCGCCCCGTATCTTGCCGAAAACGGATCCGCACGCAAACGGTTCGCTCGCGAAGCCCGAGCCGCAGCAGCGGTCGTCGATGAACACGTTGTGGCGATTCACAATGTGGAATCAGGCGACGATCCACAGCAACCGCCGTTTCTTGTGATGAAGTACATTGCCGGTGGATCGTTGCAACAGCGACTCGACCGCGACGGACCACTGGAGGTTTGCGAAATCCTGCGCATCGGCATGCAGACCGCGAAAGGACTCGCCGCCGCTCACACTCAGGGCCAGGGCCAGCGCGCACTTTGGGCAATTTAG
- a CDS encoding RNA polymerase sigma factor: MPVSPPETRASLILRLQDAADVVAWDEFTDVYAPVVYRSARRMGLQAADADDCAQEVLSSVARSVSKWLQRDNRGPFRAWLFRIARNTAIDFLTRRKHQPWAEGGDAAAAELGKIEAPPDVSSHFNLEYHREMFLRASEIVRQQVNETNWQAFYRTSVLLESVEEAGHQLGVSTGRVYLARSRVMKRLQQVVQTMEGSAHDKV; encoded by the coding sequence ATGCCCGTCAGCCCTCCAGAAACGCGAGCCAGTTTGATCCTGCGATTGCAGGATGCGGCTGACGTGGTGGCGTGGGACGAATTCACAGACGTCTACGCGCCGGTTGTTTATCGCTCGGCACGACGAATGGGTTTGCAGGCGGCTGATGCGGACGATTGTGCGCAGGAAGTCCTCTCGTCTGTCGCTCGTTCTGTGTCCAAGTGGCTGCAACGAGATAATCGAGGTCCATTTCGTGCGTGGCTGTTTCGGATCGCTCGCAACACGGCGATCGACTTCCTGACGCGACGAAAACACCAACCATGGGCCGAAGGCGGTGATGCGGCTGCGGCCGAACTCGGCAAGATCGAAGCGCCGCCTGACGTGTCGAGTCATTTCAACCTTGAATACCACCGAGAGATGTTTCTACGCGCCTCCGAAATTGTCCGTCAACAGGTCAATGAAACAAACTGGCAGGCGTTTTACAGGACGAGCGTTCTGCTTGAGAGTGTCGAAGAGGCTGGCCACCAGTTGGGTGTGAGTACTGGCCGAGTGTATCTCGCTCGTAGCCGCGTGATGAAGCGGCTTCAGCAGGTTGTGCAAACAATGGAAGGATCGGCTCATGATAAAGTGTGA